From a single Phragmites australis chromosome 7, lpPhrAust1.1, whole genome shotgun sequence genomic region:
- the LOC133923442 gene encoding sulfated surface glycoprotein 185-like translates to MRRLPTASYHGLRRAPLPLVLSPPPLSVCHASSLLSPATNPRSPASTATPPSFEAPPEPPPLRTAPSLTAMNLDAPAQPSVHRHHRQASSLPEPPSKPMHRHRPERPPPPPPPPSFGPTAQPTSPCSSTTTTSSTAVVIADLDELLLMALPPLASEPRSFPYVVKQQCWEKVERVPRRDPERWRRDALDNVVFRKLVGCPGSLCHDYNHIVPYSKEAF, encoded by the exons ATGCGTCGCCTCCCTACTGCCTCCTACCATGGCCTCCGACGAGCTCCTCTACCGCTTGTCCTCTCTCCACCTCCCCTCTCTGTCTGTCACGCTTCTTCTTTGCTGTCGCCGGCCACAAATCCGCGCTCCcccgcctccaccgccaccccACCCAGCTTTGAGGCACCACCGGAGCCGCCTCCATTGCGAACCGCTCCCTCGCTAACCGCTATGAATCTCGATGCCCCCGCGCAACCGTCcgtccaccgccaccaccgccaagCCAGCAGCCTCCCCGAGCCTCCCTCTAAGCCGATGCACCGTCACCGACCCGAGCGgcctccgccaccaccgccgcctccatccTTCGGCCCCACGGCTCAGCCGACCTCCCCttgctcctccaccaccaccaccagctccACTGCCGTGGTCATCGCCGACCTGGATGAACTGCTCCTCATGGCCCTACCACCGTTGGCGTCGGAGCCGCGGAGCTTCCCGTATGTGGTGAAGCAGCAGTGCTGGGAGAAGGTGGAGCGAGTGCCCAGGCGTGACCCAGAGAGGTGGCGCCGTGACGCGCTCGACAACGTTGTCTTCCGCAAACTCGTCGGATGCCCCGGCAGCCTCTGCCACGACTACAACCACATCGTCCCCTACTCCAAG GAGGCATTTTGA